A window of Flammeovirga kamogawensis genomic DNA:
TTAAAACCCCATTCTTTTATTTGAATAACATCTGCTTCCGTTACCATATTGTCTAACCAAGCATCATAAAATTCTTGTTTGTTTTGTTCGCCAATTACATCAATAATTCCTTGCTCAATTTCCCATTGTGGACCAAAAGGAACTTCCATTATATAGCCTTCTTGTACCATCCAACCATCAAGGTTTATAGCATTTAATAGAATATTAGTTCCATTTCCATCTACAATGTTTTTTCCAGAAGTATGTAAGAAATTATTTTGAGGTTGTACATTTCCTGTAATACTAAACCAATTGATGTTAAACCCACCAATGTTTGCTTTAATACCAATTTCATACTCTCCTTGAGGAAGTGAAATATCATGAGTTATTGTTTGCCAAGTTTGCCATCCACCTGTTGCAGGTACAGTAATAGTACCTAAAACAGTTGCGCCTTTATCTTTGTCAATCTGAATTTCGTTACCTCCATTAGCAGAAGCCACTCTGTAAGATAGCGTATAAGTACCACTTGCAGGTACACTGATATTGTAACTCATCCAATCGTCATCGTCAATATAACCTATATTAAGGTTACCCGATTCGTCTTGTGTTTGCTCGGTTTGTATTCCCGACATTCCACAGTAATTTTCACTCTCAATTTGAGATGGAATTACTATAGTGTTACAGTTATTAATAGTTAGTATTTCTCCTACTACAATCTGGTTTGCAAGTAATAGAAGTAAAATAGAAAGAGCTTGTTTCATAATCTAAAAATTAGTGTTGATAATACACAAATATTCATTAAAGCATCAAAAAAGCCATATTTTTCACTACGACAAACCTACGACAAACCCTCTTTATATGTAAATAAGAGCACTTTTTAGAGATAAATCAGTTTGACAAGATAAAATACAGAGAAAAATTTAAAAATGATTTTCAAAAGAGTTACTCATCTTTTTTTAAAGAAAATATTTATAAAGACAGTTCATTTACTAATATCAAAAAATATATAATTTGTATTTAGCTTAGAAATCAACAAACTTAGCTTAATGAAAAAAAGCTACTGCAAATGATTAAAATTAGAACTTCCTTTACATTATTATTTAGCACTGTAATTCTATTTTTATTAATTATCTTAATCATCTTTTTAAGATTACTTGATAACAGAAAAGAGTTTGGCAGTATGCAATTTCAACGTCAAAATTCTTTTGCATTAAGTGATTATTTAATTGATAGAAATAATGAACTGACTCGGCTTTGTACCAATTCTATTTATAGTAAAAACGAAATATGGCAAGAGACCTATCAAAAGTTTTTAAATTATGATGATCCCGCTTTTCTATTTCTTAAAAGTGATTTTAAAGAAGACAGCCTACAAGCAAAAGGCTTTACTACTCAAGAAATTCAATTGATTAATAATGCCCTTTTACTTTCTAATAAAGCTATTCAGATAGAAAAAAAGGCTTTAGCATTACCTACTCAAGGTACTGCATTGGCTTTACTTCAGCAGACAGAATATTTAGATGCTAAGAACAATGCAAATGCACTTTTACTTTCTTTGGAAAAAACAATAGATTCTCGGACTACAAAAACATGGAACGATAGTAAAGAAGAAGGCTTCACTCTTTTTTATACTTTATTGATACTTTTACTTTTTGTACTGCTGTTTTCTACAGCCTCTTATTACTTAATTAGATTAAGGTTAAAAAGACAAGAACGCATTGACAAAAAGTTTAAAGAAAGCGTAGTCGAATTACAATCTACAAAAGATAATTTAGTAGAAAGTGACCATCGATTTACATTGGCTACCCAAGGAACGGGTATTTTAATTTGGGAATATGATTTAATAAGTAAGCAAATCAATTGGTTTCCTAAAAACAGTAAGCTGTTAGACTTTCCTTCTGAAAAATTGACGCCTTCTATAACATCAATTCAAGAACAAATTCATAAAGGAGATCTCGATCAATTTAATCAACAGTTTAAAAATTGTATTGAAAATGGTAGTGCTATAAGTATTGATGTACGTTGTTATAATGCTATAAAAGAGCTAAAGTGGTATAACTTTAGAAGTGCATCAATAAAAAAAAGCAAACAAATTGTTGGTACTTTTTCTGATATAAACGAGCAAATGAAGCAAGAAGAAAAAGTAATTAACGCTATATTAGAAACAGAGGATAAAGAGAGAAGTAGAATTGCAAGAGATATACATGATAGTCTCCAACAAACCATGTCTACCTCTTTACTTAATCTTGAAAAAGTGCGAGTATCTAATGAAATCTCTGATAGGGAGCTCGTAAATAAATTTGATATTGGCTACAACTACCTGAAAAAAGCCATTCAAGAAAGTAGAACTTTGGCTTATAATCTTATGCCTAAAGTGATCCATCAAAATGGAATTTCTCCAGCAATTCAAGCTCTAATAAGTGCATTAGAAGGATCTACTACTACTCAAATTATTTTTTACGACAATCTTAATGAGGAACGATTAAAACTTTCTGTAGAAATGACTTTATACAGAATTGTACAAGAGAGTATCAATAATGTCATCAAATACTCTGAAGCAGAAAAATGCACTATACAATTATTAAAATATAGCGATTTACTCGTTTTAACTATAGAAGATAATGGTGTTGGGTTTGACTTATCAACAACAAAAAATACCTTTGGCTTAAATAGTTTAAAAACAAGAGCTGAGGCGATTGGAGCTTATCTTCAAATATCATCAGTTAAAAATAAAGGAACCGAAATAGTCTTAGAATTGGCTTTATAATTATGAATACCCCTATAAAAGTACTTTTAGTTGATGATCATAACATGATCCGAGAGGGATTAAAATCTTTCTTAGACAAAGAACATTTTGATATTATCGGCGAAGCAGTGAATGGTGTTGAGGCACTTCTTTTATTAGAAAAACACAAAGTTGATGTTGTAATTACAGACATTATGATGCCTGAAAAAGACGGTATAACATTGTGTAAAGAAATTACGGCACAATATCCTTCTATTCATGTTCTCGCACTTACAATGATGAACGAAAGTTATAACATCAAAAAAATGCTAAATGCAGGTGCTAAAGGATATATTCTTAAAGATTGTACACAAGATGAATTACGAAAGGCCATTACATCTGTAGCCGCTGGAGAAAATTATTACTCTTCTGAGGTTACTTCAATTATTATGCAAGGGCTTTCTTCTCAGCCTGCTGTAAAGAAAAGGGTTTTGACAGAAATACCTTTAACGGAAAGAGAAATGGAGGTTTTACACCTTATTTGTAAGGAATTTTCAAATATAGAAATTGGAGAAAAGTTATTTATTTCTCCGCGAACAGTAGAAACACACAAAAGAAATTTAGTTGAAAAAACAGGTGCTAAAAATGTGGCAGGATTAGTTTTATATGCTATTGAAAGAAATCTATTTACAGACCTTTAAAATCTTCTAAGGGATTCCCGTATTTACAAGAACTCTGCTTTTTACGTACAATTATGGCCTTTAAAACCGCCACCTTTGATTCACATTAGAGGCATATAATTTTCAATCAATAAAGTAAAATTCAGATGAAAAATTTAAGATTAATAGGTAAAATCACAGTGCTATTTTTAACAATAGGCTTTTTCTCATGCAATAATGATAACAACGAATTAGGTCCGATAGAAACTCCAGAACATCCAATTGCAGATCCTGGCCCTGTACAACCTACACCACCGGTTATCAACAATTAAGTTACTTTTACTTAGCTAATTCTAATCCTGTCCTCATGGTTTATCATGAGGACTTTTTTATGTTCCAACTTCTCTTTCTATGTGTTTCCCGTAGTTTTCTAATATGGTTAATTCCCTCTCAAATTTGAGTGGTTGATAGAATAAATTTGCTGTATATCAATTACAAAAAGAATACAACAATATGAAAAATCTATTAATTACTACCGCATTTTGGTGTATATCATTACTCAGTTTTGCACAACAAAAACCAAATATCGTTGTCATCATGACCGATGATGTGGCCCCTCAAGATATCTCTGCTTACCATAGAGGATTAGGTGCCGTTAGTACACCAAATATAGACCAAATAGCAGATGAAGGATTATTAATTAATGATTATTACGCACAACAAAGCTGTACCGCTGGTCGGTCTTCATTTATAACAGGACAATATCCAATTAGAACAGGACTTACTTCGGTTGGACAGCCAGGGTCTAAAATTGGTTTACAAGCAGAAGATGTTACGCTTGCTGAAATGCTAAAAGACCAAGGATATGCCACAGCTCATTTTGGAAAAAGTCATTTAGGAGATAGAAATGAACACCTTCCAACTGCACATGGTTTTGATGAGTTTTATGGTTTCTTATATCATTTAAATATGATGGAAATGCCAGAACAACCAGAGTTTCCAAAAGATAAAGACTTTGTAGGTAGACCAAGAAACGTGATTTACAGTAAAGCAACAACTATTGATGATCCAACTATTGACCCAAGATGGGGCAGAGTAGGTAAAATTACTGTAGAAGATAAAGGCGAGTTAGGTGCATTACGCCAAGAAACATTTGATGATGAAGTTTTAGAAATTTCTCAAAAATGGATGAAAAAGAAACAAAAAGAAGATGCTCCTTTCTTCTTATGGTTTAACCCTTCTAGAATGCACCAAGAAATTTATGTTTCAGAAAAATGGCAAGGTAAAAGTGGGCATAGCACCTATGCTGATGGACTTCTACATTTAGATTACTTGGTTGGTGAGTTATTACAAACGCTAGAAGATATAGGTGAAAAAGAGAATACAATTGTCTTATTTACTTCTGACAATGGAGTAAACCTTGCCCACTGGCCTAGTGCTGGAACGGCATCTTTTAGAGGAGAAAAAGGAACTACTTGGGATGGAGGCTTCCGTGTTCCAATGTTAGTAATGTGGCCTGAACATATACCTGCAGGAAAGTGGAGTGGAGAGTTAATGACATCAGAAGATTGGGTACCAACATTAATGGCTGCCATTGGTGAACCTAACATTAAAGAGGAGCTTCTTGAAGGGAAAAAAATAAATAATAAGGAGTACAAAGTACATCTTGATGGGTACAACCAACTTGATTTAATTACTAAAAATGGGAAATCAAACAGAAGGGAATTCTTC
This region includes:
- a CDS encoding PAS domain-containing sensor histidine kinase, translating into MIKIRTSFTLLFSTVILFLLIILIIFLRLLDNRKEFGSMQFQRQNSFALSDYLIDRNNELTRLCTNSIYSKNEIWQETYQKFLNYDDPAFLFLKSDFKEDSLQAKGFTTQEIQLINNALLLSNKAIQIEKKALALPTQGTALALLQQTEYLDAKNNANALLLSLEKTIDSRTTKTWNDSKEEGFTLFYTLLILLLFVLLFSTASYYLIRLRLKRQERIDKKFKESVVELQSTKDNLVESDHRFTLATQGTGILIWEYDLISKQINWFPKNSKLLDFPSEKLTPSITSIQEQIHKGDLDQFNQQFKNCIENGSAISIDVRCYNAIKELKWYNFRSASIKKSKQIVGTFSDINEQMKQEEKVINAILETEDKERSRIARDIHDSLQQTMSTSLLNLEKVRVSNEISDRELVNKFDIGYNYLKKAIQESRTLAYNLMPKVIHQNGISPAIQALISALEGSTTTQIIFYDNLNEERLKLSVEMTLYRIVQESINNVIKYSEAEKCTIQLLKYSDLLVLTIEDNGVGFDLSTTKNTFGLNSLKTRAEAIGAYLQISSVKNKGTEIVLELAL
- a CDS encoding response regulator transcription factor, giving the protein MNTPIKVLLVDDHNMIREGLKSFLDKEHFDIIGEAVNGVEALLLLEKHKVDVVITDIMMPEKDGITLCKEITAQYPSIHVLALTMMNESYNIKKMLNAGAKGYILKDCTQDELRKAITSVAAGENYYSSEVTSIIMQGLSSQPAVKKRVLTEIPLTEREMEVLHLICKEFSNIEIGEKLFISPRTVETHKRNLVEKTGAKNVAGLVLYAIERNLFTDL
- a CDS encoding arylsulfatase, with the translated sequence MKNLLITTAFWCISLLSFAQQKPNIVVIMTDDVAPQDISAYHRGLGAVSTPNIDQIADEGLLINDYYAQQSCTAGRSSFITGQYPIRTGLTSVGQPGSKIGLQAEDVTLAEMLKDQGYATAHFGKSHLGDRNEHLPTAHGFDEFYGFLYHLNMMEMPEQPEFPKDKDFVGRPRNVIYSKATTIDDPTIDPRWGRVGKITVEDKGELGALRQETFDDEVLEISQKWMKKKQKEDAPFFLWFNPSRMHQEIYVSEKWQGKSGHSTYADGLLHLDYLVGELLQTLEDIGEKENTIVLFTSDNGVNLAHWPSAGTASFRGEKGTTWDGGFRVPMLVMWPEHIPAGKWSGELMTSEDWVPTLMAAIGEPNIKEELLEGKKINNKEYKVHLDGYNQLDLITKNGKSNRREFFYFAENDLQAIRVDHWKIHLAIKDEWLKSAEKLPAGMIINLKLDPYERTPETPGHFLWMKEKTWILPTIVPPLKQFGKSMKEFPPRQKGTGIGAGAIMNQK